In Plantibacter sp. PA-3-X8, one DNA window encodes the following:
- a CDS encoding MerR family transcriptional regulator, with protein MRISEVSKRTGVAPTALRYYESIGLIIPGRTRNGYRDYDAAVLGRLDLIEASKELGLPLADIGRHLRSLEDDSCTDVRDQLRPLLAERVRQIDEKRARLDELRARLEQADVGLANCPDRAEHCSTECVFQPSERMARGENSGRFSTPD; from the coding sequence ATGCGCATCTCAGAGGTCAGCAAGCGCACCGGCGTCGCACCGACCGCCTTGCGCTACTACGAGAGCATCGGCCTCATCATCCCCGGCCGCACCCGCAACGGCTACCGCGACTATGACGCCGCCGTGCTCGGGCGGCTCGACCTCATCGAAGCGAGCAAAGAACTCGGCCTGCCACTCGCTGACATCGGTCGGCATCTCCGGTCGCTGGAGGACGACTCCTGCACCGACGTTCGCGACCAGCTCCGCCCGCTCCTGGCGGAACGGGTGCGCCAGATCGACGAGAAACGCGCCCGCCTCGATGAGCTGCGCGCCCGCCTCGAGCAGGCCGATGTGGGGCTGGCGAACTGTCCAGATCGAGCCGAACACTGCTCGACGGAATGCGTTTTTCAACCGTCTGAACGCATGGCCCGGGGCGAGAATTCCGGCAGGTTCTCGACGCCCGATTGA
- a CDS encoding TetR/AcrR family transcriptional regulator, with product MRESRRAFAEDDLLAVTVQDIADRVGISRPGLLKHFASKEALLDAVAQEFDDETGQVMGSSPLTVEVAARLSRSVDGYAALSAILLSRAMTGGSDQAASHSHHRRLLTDESKPISDGVRTRVAVWEGLLVISRYLPELNPPGLFARDTASGDGGGSVPALRPRPLAIDTVLTERSGYEPGHRRRARIVADATTVFAENGFGATTMREISERVNVAPSTLRHHFPSKTDLFAEVMRQRDNDMVTRRAGAVLDPTEELLAVGVEAARDAGAESGLIGLYAVLSTEAVSLEHPVHGYFRERFVRTIAYFENLFARAASDQSLNLDARFEATRLIALWDGLQYQSILEIGFDSASDLPRILNAHVAEVLQHQ from the coding sequence GTGCGCGAATCACGCCGCGCCTTCGCGGAGGACGATCTGCTGGCAGTGACGGTTCAGGACATCGCAGACCGGGTCGGAATCTCGCGTCCCGGTCTCCTGAAGCACTTCGCGTCGAAAGAGGCGCTGCTCGACGCCGTCGCGCAGGAATTCGATGACGAGACCGGTCAAGTCATGGGCTCCAGCCCTCTCACGGTTGAGGTGGCGGCCCGGCTATCACGCAGCGTGGACGGATACGCCGCTCTGTCAGCGATCCTCCTCTCGCGTGCCATGACCGGGGGTAGCGATCAGGCCGCCTCGCATTCCCATCACCGACGACTGCTGACGGATGAGTCCAAGCCCATATCTGACGGGGTGCGCACTCGGGTGGCGGTGTGGGAGGGGCTGCTCGTCATCAGCCGGTATCTCCCGGAGCTGAATCCTCCCGGGCTGTTTGCACGTGACACAGCGAGCGGGGATGGGGGCGGTTCTGTACCCGCCCTTCGCCCGCGGCCCCTGGCGATCGACACCGTCTTGACTGAACGCAGCGGATACGAGCCGGGGCATAGGCGCCGGGCGCGGATCGTGGCCGATGCCACGACAGTGTTCGCCGAAAACGGATTCGGGGCCACCACCATGAGAGAGATCTCCGAGCGGGTGAACGTCGCGCCCTCCACCTTGCGACACCACTTCCCCAGCAAGACCGACCTGTTCGCCGAAGTCATGCGACAACGCGACAACGACATGGTCACGAGGCGAGCAGGTGCGGTACTCGATCCGACGGAGGAACTACTCGCCGTCGGGGTGGAGGCCGCACGAGACGCAGGAGCGGAAAGCGGGCTGATCGGTCTCTATGCCGTCTTGTCCACCGAGGCCGTGTCGCTCGAACATCCCGTCCATGGGTACTTCCGGGAACGATTCGTCCGGACGATCGCTTACTTCGAGAACCTCTTTGCTCGCGCGGCCTCGGACCAGAGTCTGAACCTGGATGCACGGTTCGAAGCGACACGGCTGATCGCACTGTGGGACGGTCTGCAGTACCAGTCGATACTTGAAATCGGGTTCGATAGCGCCTCCGACTTGCCCCGGATTCTCAACGCCCACGTCGCGGAGGTACTCCAGCACCAGTGA
- a CDS encoding arsenic resistance protein has protein sequence MTALVPWLERHQIVLYLAAIAAGGVLGLLLPGAHHLEVAIEPVLALLLFATFLGVPFAAIGRALRDVRFLSAVGVVNFVIVPLVAYGLSRFVADQPALLFGVLLVLLTPCIDYVIVFAGLAGGAAERLLAAAPLLMLTQILLLPVYLLLFIGPSGVAAVELGPFVRAFLLLIVLPLTAAAATQRLAKRHRIGRGIERTMLALMVPLMVATLFTVVASQAGAVSTAALQLLVLVPLYAAFLVVMAFVGTGAGRLFRLDVPATRALVFSGATRNSLVVLPLALALPASLALAPVVVVTQTLVELVGMVVFVRLLPRLVQDRKSVR, from the coding sequence GTGACGGCGCTCGTGCCGTGGCTGGAACGTCACCAGATCGTCCTCTATCTCGCGGCGATCGCTGCTGGCGGCGTCCTCGGCCTGCTGTTGCCCGGCGCGCACCATCTGGAAGTGGCGATCGAGCCGGTGCTCGCGCTGCTGCTGTTCGCGACGTTCCTCGGGGTCCCGTTCGCCGCGATCGGCCGCGCGCTCCGCGACGTCCGATTCCTCAGCGCGGTCGGGGTCGTGAACTTCGTCATCGTGCCGCTCGTCGCCTACGGGCTGTCGCGGTTCGTCGCGGATCAACCGGCGCTGCTGTTCGGGGTGCTCCTGGTGCTGCTGACGCCATGCATCGACTACGTGATCGTGTTCGCCGGCCTCGCCGGAGGAGCCGCGGAGCGCCTGCTCGCGGCGGCTCCGCTGCTGATGCTCACGCAGATCCTCTTGCTGCCCGTCTACCTGCTGCTGTTCATCGGTCCCAGCGGTGTCGCGGCCGTCGAGCTCGGCCCGTTCGTGCGCGCATTCCTGCTGCTCATCGTGCTGCCACTGACCGCGGCCGCGGCGACCCAGCGGCTCGCCAAGCGGCACCGGATCGGGCGCGGGATCGAACGCACCATGCTGGCGCTCATGGTGCCGCTGATGGTCGCCACGCTGTTCACCGTCGTAGCCTCGCAGGCGGGAGCGGTGAGCACCGCGGCCCTGCAGTTGCTCGTGCTCGTGCCGCTGTATGCGGCGTTCCTCGTCGTCATGGCGTTCGTCGGCACGGGTGCCGGGCGCCTGTTCCGCCTCGACGTGCCGGCAACCCGTGCCCTGGTGTTCAGTGGTGCCACCCGCAACAGCCTCGTCGTCCTCCCACTCGCGCTCGCGCTACCCGCGTCACTCGCGCTCGCGCCCGTGGTAGTCGTCACGCAGACGCTCGTCGAGCTGGTCGGCATGGTCGTGTTCGTGCGGCTCCTTCCACGGCTGGTTCAGGACCGAAAATCGGTCCGCTGA
- a CDS encoding class I SAM-dependent methyltransferase, whose translation MNIFDTFVVPRGADGERGADLMEKTGSALRELATAALDVHDAAHVLEIGFGPGMGLEALLALVPRGQVTGLDPSLLMHRRARSRNDDAVRSGRLELVVGEANQMPFATGRFNAVLAIDNVHFWADRPAALQQIRRVIDGAPASLVLALSPQSGGSARAVTRDLARASFEVDYQNESLNGFLIRATAT comes from the coding sequence ATGAACATCTTCGATACATTCGTCGTCCCGAGGGGCGCGGATGGAGAGCGGGGCGCTGATCTTATGGAGAAGACCGGATCCGCGCTGCGCGAGCTCGCGACGGCGGCACTGGATGTTCACGATGCGGCGCACGTGCTGGAGATCGGATTCGGGCCAGGAATGGGTTTGGAGGCGCTGCTCGCTCTCGTGCCCAGAGGACAGGTCACCGGTCTCGATCCTTCGCTGCTGATGCACCGTCGCGCGCGATCCAGGAATGATGACGCTGTTCGCAGCGGGCGTCTCGAACTCGTTGTCGGTGAGGCGAACCAGATGCCCTTCGCCACGGGACGTTTCAATGCTGTCCTGGCCATAGACAACGTCCACTTTTGGGCGGATCGACCTGCTGCGCTCCAACAGATCCGACGCGTCATCGACGGCGCTCCTGCCTCGCTAGTGCTGGCCCTCAGCCCGCAATCGGGCGGTTCGGCTCGAGCAGTGACTCGCGACCTCGCCCGAGCCTCGTTCGAGGTCGACTACCAGAACGAGTCCCTCAACGGTTTCCTCATCCGTGCCACAGCGACGTAG